DNA sequence from the Chryseobacterium indicum genome:
CCATTCAATAGAAGCTACATTCGGAGTTTCTAAAGTGATTTCTTCTCCTGTGTCTGAAAGGATTTTAAACGGTTGTCCCTGTCTTTTAATAAGACCTGCAGCATCTTTAAAGGATGTAATAGGACCTAAGGAATTTCCGTTGTTGTCGGCATCAAACGGCAGACCACCGATGGTGTCCGGAGACAGACAAATTGCAGTCGTGCTATTCCCTAATCGGGCAACACCTACTGATGGATGAATTGATAGATTCATGGTTTAATTATTTAGTTTTCCCTACTCTGTTATTGGCTTTTCGGTTCCGCCTTTTATAAATGGTTGTTCAGTTTTGTTTAAAATATCACTCCTAAAACGGGCAATTATTTCGATGATAAATTTAAAATATTTTTCTCATATATTAGTGAAATTATTATAAATAAATTGAAAACTTTAAATTAACAATAATCATAAACACTTTAATATTATTAATTAAACGTTTAATAAACAAAAAAAACTTCAGAGATAAAATCTGAAGGCTTAAATTATTACAAATGAAAGTTTTAATTGATGTTTAAATAGTCTTTAATTACTTTCAGAACTCCAAAATGATCATTAGAACCAGCTTCAAAACTTGCCGCTTTTTTTACCAGAGGATGCGCATTCTGCATCGCATAAGAGTACTTTGAATTTTCAAGCATCTGAATATCATTCATATAATCTCCAAAAGCCATGGTTTCCTGCGGAGTAATATTTAAAGTTTTCTGTAATTTTTCCAATGCTACCCCTTTATTAATATTCCTGTTCATGATATCCAGCCAATACTGACCGGAAACCACTACTTCAAGATCATAATTTTCGAATTCTTTCAGCACAGGATAAACGTTTAATTCCGAACCGCCGGAATGATACACTGCAACTTTAAAAATACTGTCGTCTATTTCCTGCGTAAGATCTTCCCGTCTTTCATTATCTGTATAAAACTGGGAAACATAATCTATAAAATCCTGATTATCGGTTTCAAAATATGCTTTTTTCTTGCCGGACAATACAGCTGTAGCGCCGGGAATTGTCCTGATTGCCGCAATAATTTCTGTAATATATTTTGGATCAAGCTGATCTGCAAAAAGCTCTTCATTTTTGTAAATGACGTACCCTCCGTTTTCAGCGATGAAAGCCATTTC
Encoded proteins:
- a CDS encoding Cof-type HAD-IIB family hydrolase; the protein is MKDIKMIVTDMDGTFLNSSHEVSPEFPKIYEELKKRNILFVPASGRQMFGITKYFGEIENEMAFIAENGGYVIYKNEELFADQLDPKYITEIIAAIRTIPGATAVLSGKKKAYFETDNQDFIDYVSQFYTDNERREDLTQEIDDSIFKVAVYHSGGSELNVYPVLKEFENYDLEVVVSGQYWLDIMNRNINKGVALEKLQKTLNITPQETMAFGDYMNDIQMLENSKYSYAMQNAHPLVKKAASFEAGSNDHFGVLKVIKDYLNIN